One Solanum pennellii chromosome 9, SPENNV200 DNA segment encodes these proteins:
- the LOC107031150 gene encoding protein PALE CRESS, chloroplastic, protein MESIALGLTCTATVFLHSFPSTSSLSTFNSIKFPSTTALRSKGIEEKDLYGLPKEFYDDEWQAKQREKTKELHRRRQQEEEEEEEKIDEYREIGLRLKDYPEEELVKAKKLVASFIRSAEEVEEKIEAAAEKGELDELVLLIIWNRLDLARRDDEKDAVRSLDLLYRRVETEILKREATPAMRLLNDLLNMHDGGLDNEGWLKACKKRMVDTFPREDPFSILVPAGFDIDTHQGPLRPTLEADDMLLRIDFVREVDELLKEVRSEYTESLEAQGLDPESVASRLKQQEKQRAIHQVESLLDLAINLVW, encoded by the exons ATGGAGTCAATAGCTCTGGGATTAACATGCACTGCCACTGTTTTCCTTCATTCCTTTCCTTCAACTTCATCTCTCTCAACTTTTAACTCAATCAAATTTCCATCAACCACAG cATTGCGAAGCAAGGGGATTGAAGAGAAGGACCTTTATGGACTTCCAAAGGAATTTTATGATGAT GAATGGCAAGCTAAACAAAGGGAAAAGACTAAGGAATTGCATAGACGACGTCaacaagaggaagaggaagaggaggaaAAGATAGATGAATATCGTGAAATTGGATTGCGATTGAAAGATTATCCAGAAGAAGAGCTTGTAAAGGCCAAGAAATTGGTTGCCAGCTTCATTAGATCAGCTGAAGAAGTGGAAGAG AAAATTGAGGCAGCTGCAGAAAAAGGTGAACTTGATGAACTTGTTCTATTGATCATATGGAATCGGCTTGATCTTGCTCGGCGTGAT GATGAGAAAGATGCAGTTCGAAGTCTTGATCTCTTGTACAGGCGAGTTGAG ACAGAGATTTTGAAGCGGGAAGCAACTCCTGCCATGAGACTACTGAATGATCTTCTGAATATGCATGATGGTGGACTAGACAATGAAGGATGGCTCAAGGCATGTAAAAAACGTATGGTTGATACATTTCCTCGAGAGGACCCATTTAGTATTCTTGTACCTGCAGGTTTCGACATTGACACG CATCAAGGTCCTCTAAGACCAACTTTGGAAGCTGACGATATGCTTTTGAGGATAGATTTTGTCAGAGAGGTGGACGAACTGTTAAAGGAGGTGCGATCTGAATATACAGAATCATTAGAAGCACAAGGACTTGATCCAGAATCAGTCGCGAGTAGATTGAAACAACAGGAGAAGCAACGCGCAATACATCAAGTAGAAAGTCTTTTGGACCTGGCCATCAACTTGGTTTGGTAG
- the LOC107031149 gene encoding isoamylase 2, chloroplastic, with the protein METSPIQLAVHSHLLSYGSTESTKLVPASSGNRGKIVCSPRKLELEDMNFSGIGRNNDQEAPRRAHRLKALSGSRISLVPSAKRVPTYLFRTAIGGQVKVFVEKTNGKYKVLVEVLPLELSDAHSELVMVWGLFRSDASCFMPLDLNRRGADGKSSTVETPFVQGPSGKVTVELDFEVSLVPFYISFYMKSQLVSDMENSEIRSHRNTNFVVPVGLSSGHPAPLGISFQPDGYVNFALYSRSAKGVVLCLYDDISVEKPSLEIDLDPYINRSGDIWHAALDCSLPFKTYGYRFKAATSGKGELVLLDPYAKVIRSVIPRQGGSEIRPKYLGELCLEPGYDWSGDVPPSLPMEKLIIYRINVTHFTKDKSSKLPDNLAGTFSGISEKWHHLKDLGVNAMLLEPIFPFDEQKGPYYPWHFFSPGNMYGPSGDPLSVIKTMKDMVKKLHANGIEVFLEVVFTHTAEDAPLMNVDNFSYCIKGGQDLNIQNALNCNCPIVQQMILDCLRHWVIEFHIDGFVFVNASSLLRGFNGEILSRPPLVEAIAFDLILSKVKMIADNWNPLTNDSTENLFPHWRRWAEINMRFCDDIRDFLRGEGLLSNLATRLCGSGDIFAGGRGPAFSFNYIARNSGLTLVDLVSFSNSEVASELSWNCGQEGATTNSIVLERRLKQVRNFLFILFISLGVPVLNMGDECGQSSGGSPAYDARKSLDWNTLKTGFGTQIAQFISFLSNLRMRRSDLLQKRNFLKEENIQWHGSDQSPPKWDDPSSKFLAMTLKADAEVSHTLLSDIGGDLFVAFNGAGDSESVILPPPPTDMVWYRLVDTALPFPGFFDEKGTPVEDELVAYEMKSHSCVLFEAQRLTEIDSSK; encoded by the coding sequence ATGGAAACTTCACCAATACAGTTGGCTGTGCATTCACATTTGTTGAGCTATGGCAGTACTGAGTCAACCAAGTTGGTTCCTGCATCGTCAGGTAACCGTGGGAAAATAGTATGCAGTCCAAGGAAGCTGGAATTGGAAGACATGAATTTCTCTGGCATAGGTCGAAATAATGATCAAGAAGCTCCTAGGAGAGCTCATAGACTAAAAGCACTATCAGGATCGAGAATTTCGCTTGTTCCATCTGCAAAAAGGGTTCCCACTTACCTTTTCAGGACAGCTATTGGTGGTCAAGTGAAAGTTTTCGTGGAAAAGACAAATGGAAAGTACAAAGTGCTTGTAGAAGTTTTGCCGTTGGAGCTCTCAGATGCACATTCTGAGCTGGTTATGGTTTGGGGTCTTTTTAGATCGGATGCTTCATGCTTTATGCCTCTAGATCTAAATAGACGTGGAGCAGATGGAAAAAGTAGTACTGTTGAAACACCATTTGTGCAAGGACCTTCAGGCAAGGTCACTGTTGAGCTGGATTTTGAAGTAAGTTTAGTCCCCTTCTATATCTCCTTCTATATGAAGTCACAACTAGTTTCTGACATGGAAAACTCAGAAATCAGAAGCCACAGGAACACGAATTTTGTTGTACCGGTTGGTCTCAGTTCAGGGCATCCTGCTCCATTGGGTATTTCCTTTCAGCCAGATGGATACGTGAATTTCGCTCTCTACTCACGCAGTGCAAAGGGTGTAGTTTTGTGCTTGTATGATGACATATCAGTTGAAAAACCTTCTTTAGAAATTGATCTAGATCCTTATATTAATCGATCAGGTGATATTTGGCATGCTGCTTTAGATTGTTCTTTGCCATTTAAGACTTATGGTTATAGATTTAAGGCGGCTACTTCTGGGAAGGGAGAGCTGGTTCTTTTGGACCCATATGCTAAGGTTATAAGGAGTGTTATTCCTCGTCAGGGTGGGTCTGAGATACGTCCAAAATATCTTGGAGAACTATGCCTTGAACCTGGCTATGATTGGAGCGGTGATGTCCCTCCTAGCTTACCTATGGAGAAACTAATAATTTACCGCATAAACGTGACTCATTTTACAAAGGACAAGTCCAGCAAGCTACCTGATAACCTTGCTGGAACTTTCTCTGGCATTAGCGAAAAATGGCACCATTTGAAAGATCTTGGTGTGAATGCAATGTTACTGGAGCCAATTTTCCCTTTCGATGAGCAGAAAGGACCCTATTATCCGTGGCATTTCTTTTCACCTGGAAATATGTATGGACCTTCTGGTGACCCTCTTTCTGTCATTAAAACTATGAAGGATATGGTTAAGAAATTACATGCTAACGGGATAGAGGTTTTTCTTGAAGTTGTTTTCACTCACACTGCAGAGGATGCACCTTTGATGAATGTTGATAACTTTTCATATTGCATAAAAGGTGGTCAGGATCTGAATATTCAAAATGCATTGAATTGCAATTGCCCCATAGTCCAACAAATGATTTTGGACTGTCTCCGCCACTGGGTAATTGAGTTTCATATTGAtggttttgtttttgttaacgCTTCTTCCTTGTTGAGAGGGTTCAATGGAGAGATTCTATCTCGTCCTCCATTAGTTGAAGCTATTGCCTTTGATCTTATCCTTTCAAAGGTCAAGATGATTGCAGATAATTGGAATCCATTAACCAATGATTCTACGGAAAATTTATTCCCTCACTGGAGGAGATGGGCAGAGATAAATATGAGATTTTGTGATGACATTCGAGACTTCTTGAGAGGTGAGGGTCTTCTAAGCAATCTAGCAACACGACTTTGTGGAAGTGGGGATATCTTCGCAGGTGGACGAGGTCCTGCATTCTCTTTCAATTATATTGCCAGAAATTCTGGACTTACACTTGTTGACCTGGTTAGCTTCAGTAATAGTGAAGTGGCTTCAGAGTTAAGTTGGAACTGTGGACAAGAAGGCGCCACGACTAATAGTATTGTCCTAGAGAGACGACTTAAACAAGTTCGTAATTTTCTGTTCATATTGTTCATTTCTCTAGGTGTACCAGTACTTAACATGGGAGACGAGTGTGGTCAGTCTTCAGGAGGTTCCCCAGCATATGATGCTCGAAAATCTTTGGATTGGAATACTTTAAAAACTGGTTTTGGGACTCAGATTGCCCAGTTTATTTCATTCTTGAGTAATTTAAGAATGAGAAGAAGTGATCTTCTTCAAAAGAGAAACTTCTTGAAGGAAGAAAACATCCAGTGGCATGGGAGTGACCAATCTCCTCCGAAATGGGATGACCCATCTAGCAAATTCTTGGCTATGACTTTGAAGGCCGATGCTGAAGTCAGCCATACATTACTCTCTGATATCGGAGGTGACCTGTTTGTTGCTTTCAATGGGGCTGGTGATTCAGAGAGTGTTATCCTTCCACCACCTCCAACAGATATGGTATGGTATCGTCTCGTTGACACAGCCCTCCCTTTTCCTGGGTTTTTTGATGAGAAGGGAACTCCAGTTGAAGATGAATTAGTTGCATATGAGATGAAGTCTCACAGCTGTGTGCTGTTTGAAGCTCAGAGACTAACTGAAATAGATTCTAGCAAGTGA